The genome window GAGCACGTGCAGCACCCCGAGCAGGGCTGGCTGCTGCGCGACAAGCTCCTGTTCCTGGACGCGGTCCCGGCCATGCTCTCGACCGACGCGCTGCACGCGCTGCCGCCCGAGCGCACCGTGCTCACCCTCGACATCCGCCACCTGACCGACCTCGACGTGCGCGCCGCCGTCCAGGGCGTGCGCGCGGGCGGGGTCGGGGTGTCGATCCGCGGCGCCGACCTCAACCTGCTGTCGCGCAATCTCTCGCCCTATGCCTCCTACGTCGAGGTGCGCTTCACCGGCGCCGCCGTGGCCGAGCAGGCGCGCACCTACGCCGCCGCCAAGCATTCGGCGATGCGCATGGTGGGGCGGCCGGTAGCCACCTGGGCCGACTACGACGCCTGCGCCGCGCTCGGCCTGGACGCCTTCGTGGGCAAGCTGCACCTGACGCCGCGTCCGGGCAATCCGGTCAAGGGCATGAACCCGACCCAGAGCGTGATCCTGCAGCTGATGCAGATGGTGCAGAACAACGAGGACGTGCCGCGCATCGAGGACGTGCTCAAGCGCGATCCGGCGCTGACCTACAAGCTGCTGCGCTTCATCAATTCGGCCGGTTTCGGCGCGGGGCGCGAGGTGCAGTCGCTGCGCCAGGCGATCGCCCTGATGGGTTATGCGCCGCTGTACCGCTGGCTGGTGCTGCTGCTGGCCACGGCCAGCCAGAGCGGCTATTCGCCGGTGCTGATGGAAACCGCCGTGGTGCGAGGACGCCTGACCGAACTGCTGGGCCAGATGCGGCTGGGGCGCGGGGAGGGCGAGCAGCTGTTCGTGGCGGGCATGTTCTCGCTGCTGGACCGTTTGCTCGGGCTGCCGATGGAAGAGGTGCTGGAGACGATTCCCTTGCCGGACGAAGTGGTGAAGGCGCTGCTGGGGCGGGAAGGGCGGTATGGGCCTTGCCTGGCGCTGGCGGAGGCTTGCGAGCTCAATTCCAGCCTGGTGGCGTCGCTGGCGCAGGCGCTGGATATCAGTCCGCTCGAGGTCAACAAGGCGCACTTGTCGGCGCTGGCGTGGGCGCAGAGTGTGGCGGCTTGAGGTTTTAAGCTGGAGGTTTGCTGGCAAACTTGGATCCCGGCCTTCGCCGGGAGTCATTTCCGACAGTGTCGGGAATGACGGTTTTTGGGCTAACGCAGAGTAGTGCAGGTGCAGTTTTGCTCACGCTGCACTAGTACGTCATCCCGGCGCAGGCCGGGATCCAAGTTCCCGTCCGAAGTCGCAAACAGAAGAACAGCCGCACGACCAGACCAGCAACCCTCAGCGCACCGCCCGCCTCTCCGGCACCCCACTGGTCACAAACCGCTCCAGCGTCTCCTGCATCTGCATCGAAATACTCGCGAAACTGCAGCCGATCTGCACCTGCTCGCCCAGCAGGAAGGTCCTGAACGGCCTGAGCAGCCTCACCTCGAGATCCGCCACCAGGGTCAGCGCCGGCCCGAGCTCGAGGCGCGCGCCCTCGATCTTCTTCCCGACCGATAGCCCCATGCACTGCTCCGGCGTCCCGCGCAGCCCCACGCCACCCTGCGAGAAATCGTAGAGCGGCAGCTCGTAGCTGCGCCCGCCCAGGCCGAAACTGGCGGTGTAGTTGACCCCCACCGGCGTCTCGATGCGGCGCTGGGCGCGGCGGTTGAGCACCAGGCAGCTGTCCGG of Massilia sp. KIM contains these proteins:
- a CDS encoding flagellar brake protein, which produces MNVPAASIARKGPPKPTDAVSRIGANVEPHEMRDPFDIGEALTTLAERGDAVTVYPAGWIEGLLARIESVDPELPHFVFDFTGSELPPPGKATFVASIGGNAKLQFEMEREWQPMPGNPFHVHAEFPDSCLVLNRRAQRRIETPVGVNYTASFGLGGRSYELPLYDFSQGGVGLRGTPEQCMGLSVGKKIEGARLELGPALTLVADLEVRLLRPFRTFLLGEQVQIGCSFASISMQMQETLERFVTSGVPERRAVR
- a CDS encoding EAL and HDOD domain-containing protein; the protein is MHQTHFIVREPLLDPKQRVIGYELSWQRHGDAAISDRQLEDLVGFVAEHVQHPEQGWLLRDKLLFLDAVPAMLSTDALHALPPERTVLTLDIRHLTDLDVRAAVQGVRAGGVGVSIRGADLNLLSRNLSPYASYVEVRFTGAAVAEQARTYAAAKHSAMRMVGRPVATWADYDACAALGLDAFVGKLHLTPRPGNPVKGMNPTQSVILQLMQMVQNNEDVPRIEDVLKRDPALTYKLLRFINSAGFGAGREVQSLRQAIALMGYAPLYRWLVLLLATASQSGYSPVLMETAVVRGRLTELLGQMRLGRGEGEQLFVAGMFSLLDRLLGLPMEEVLETIPLPDEVVKALLGREGRYGPCLALAEACELNSSLVASLAQALDISPLEVNKAHLSALAWAQSVAA